The window CCTGCTCGCCGAGGCGCTGCTGTTGATGGCGGCGGCGTTGGCTTATGCGTATGGCTTGCCGAACACGGCGGTCGCCGCCATCGTGCTGGCGATGGGGCTCGAGAACGCCGTGTTCCAGCTTGAAGGCGGGGCCGGGCTTGGCCTCACCTATGTCACCGGGGCGCTGGTGAAGGCCGGCCAGCTGATCGCCGCCGCGCTGACCGGCGGTGCGCCCTGGGCCTGGCTGCCCAATTTGCTGCTATGGGCGGCTATGGTCGCCGGCGCGCTTGCCGGCGCACTCGCCTACCGCTGGATCAACCTCGCCGCGATCTGGTTTGCCGCGGGCACCGCGTTCGCCCTCAGCGCGCTGGTTGCCGCAACCGCGAAGCGGACGGATTGACAGCGCGCCTGCCTTGGCCGATGTCACGGCCATGACATCCCAAGGCAACACCCAAAGCAAAACCCGCGCCGCGTGCCTGATCGGCTGGCCGGCGGCGCATTCCCGCTCGCCGCTGATCCATCATTACTGGTTGCGCACGCTCGGCATCGAGGGCGGCTATGTGATCGAGGCGGTGCCGCCGGAGGATTTCAAGGATTTCCTGTTCCGCCTGTCGCTGCGCGGCTTCGTCGGCGCCAACGTCACCCTTCCGCACAAGGAGCGCGCGCTCGCGCTGTCGGCTCCGGATGAGCGCGCCCGCGCCGTCGGCGCCGCCAACACATTGTGGTTCGCCGATGGCGAGTTGCGCTCGACCAACACCGATGTCGAAGGCTTCATCAACAATCTCGACGCCCGCGCGCCCGGCTGGGACAACACGGAAGACGCGCTG of the Bradyrhizobium quebecense genome contains:
- a CDS encoding YoaK family protein; translated protein: MLESRRNLALACALSALAGYVDGIGYLHLGGLFVSFMSGNSTRLGVTLAEGHWQHALDALELIVLFVAGAAAGSLVVLGRFAYRQPLILLAEALLLMAAALAYAYGLPNTAVAAIVLAMGLENAVFQLEGGAGLGLTYVTGALVKAGQLIAAALTGGAPWAWLPNLLLWAAMVAGALAGALAYRWINLAAIWFAAGTAFALSALVAATAKRTD